One segment of Anopheles stephensi strain Indian chromosome 3, UCI_ANSTEP_V1.0, whole genome shotgun sequence DNA contains the following:
- the LOC118510257 gene encoding uncharacterized protein LOC118510257, with amino-acid sequence MKYAFAFVLIALFAVIVVSHAYPQETASASSNDGSSAQATAEVQLTPEEEAAIEAMGGRKFWRKLLRVAVKVGGIILTQG; translated from the coding sequence ATGAAGTACGCATTCGCCTTCGTCCTGATCGCTCTGTTCGCGGTGATCGTCGTGTcgcacgcatatcctcaagaGACTGCCTCCGCTTCTTCCAACGACGGTTCCAGCGCGCAGGCCACGGCGGAAGTGCAGCTAACCCCGGAGGAAGAGGCAGCAATCGAGGCGATGGGAGGCCGCAAGTTCTGGAGGAAGCTGCTGCGGGTTGCTGTGAAAGTTGGCGGAATTATACTTACACAAGGATAA